The following coding sequences lie in one Myxococcus xanthus genomic window:
- a CDS encoding DUF4105 domain-containing protein: protein MRWLRLLALVFALPVHAGDALSVRAQAGVVPLGATGANVDFANADEALALRVHALEQAGVVLRGAAAANADLVTEVEAGLEALPPAMRRPPGGPLELVLHAEAAPLGVGDGSPARPDWTEGRARFHLYQYAPSDERRATLRLSRLTDAESERLWRRRAVVHAVMQRWDDAKGWSGTPAWRRLSGWMKPFERPLVWKEEVRLRYAGAFSRAMGQRSASLDWVTFAEELLVPVESLRADALPVDDHVRCQEFSKARALTEQLEASGLGTLPPRGDCPAFEAWAELESLSHFEVLLVASTGRQPESLFGHLLLRPVWHEGEVPRGPAFERVVQLVALTGMESKGLGYVVKGMTGAYDTVFLTGTMGDLSHEALELEQRSIRRFRLRLRPGADARMLERVWELERRGYMGYYFFTDNCASALVFLLNGALEGGRELRPPGTLWVLPTATLDTLARVQVEEPGGEMSSLLEHIPDAFESTGDRAVRAHSAKKEALDALAGHVGADELARLRGVHARLESPEPQVRAQAYDDLPGVVAALMHSAKTASRDTVRAHLHAYVAHAVRVERAAVDRADGERLRIERERMLAVNVSVAGSARAGTAERQRVFETEDALQRRLAVLDRATLLKDALASAERRPPTPEELRTLVWAERTEATFHRATDVQGTLNDSLLATVDPVAFLHADRRHKVAAETAWAEGALRESGAGRVMVALGVDFPEGAAARPLVGLRTAGMAEALGDARLHGFQPSSELRVLDGELFLLPRWGLPKVVASDLTLLGYRTLLRELPQFRDSFWDSLGWGAEARVASSDARLLRYRASVQAEALVVLDEDARFSRFTTVGVGGLAAVHWNRDVLTPAAGPRLSLTHRMGLFGSGANAVRLEAAYAPTWRVGDTHFTHEAGAALQVEMWLGRVGPFGVLLTPRAQVRWEGAISPTPHWEALSPSTWLAGSAERRLALGFEVR, encoded by the coding sequence ATGCGCTGGCTGCGGCTGCTTGCGCTCGTCTTCGCGCTGCCGGTGCACGCGGGAGATGCCCTGTCCGTGCGCGCGCAGGCGGGCGTGGTACCGCTTGGCGCCACGGGGGCCAACGTGGACTTTGCGAACGCAGATGAAGCCCTGGCCTTGCGCGTCCACGCGCTTGAGCAGGCGGGCGTGGTGCTACGGGGCGCCGCAGCAGCCAACGCGGACCTGGTGACGGAGGTGGAGGCGGGACTGGAGGCCCTGCCTCCGGCGATGCGGCGTCCACCCGGAGGTCCTCTGGAGTTGGTGCTGCACGCGGAGGCCGCGCCGCTGGGCGTGGGCGATGGCTCCCCTGCGCGTCCCGACTGGACGGAGGGCCGCGCGCGGTTCCACCTCTACCAGTACGCCCCATCGGACGAGCGCCGTGCCACGTTGCGCCTGTCTCGGCTGACGGACGCGGAGTCAGAGCGGCTGTGGCGCCGGCGCGCGGTGGTACACGCGGTGATGCAGCGCTGGGATGATGCGAAAGGCTGGAGCGGCACCCCGGCCTGGCGCCGGCTGTCGGGTTGGATGAAGCCCTTCGAGCGGCCCCTGGTGTGGAAGGAGGAGGTCCGCCTTCGCTACGCCGGAGCCTTCAGCCGCGCCATGGGCCAGCGCAGCGCCTCGTTGGATTGGGTGACGTTCGCCGAGGAACTGCTCGTGCCCGTGGAGTCCCTGCGCGCGGACGCGCTGCCGGTGGATGACCACGTCCGCTGTCAGGAGTTCTCCAAGGCCCGTGCGCTGACGGAGCAGTTGGAAGCGTCGGGCTTGGGCACGCTGCCGCCGCGCGGTGACTGCCCCGCCTTCGAAGCCTGGGCGGAGTTGGAGTCCCTGTCGCATTTCGAGGTGCTGCTGGTGGCCTCCACTGGCCGTCAGCCGGAGTCCCTCTTCGGACACCTGCTTCTGCGCCCGGTGTGGCACGAGGGCGAGGTGCCACGAGGGCCCGCCTTCGAGCGGGTGGTGCAACTGGTGGCGCTGACAGGCATGGAGTCCAAGGGTCTGGGCTACGTGGTGAAGGGAATGACGGGGGCCTACGACACCGTCTTCCTCACGGGGACAATGGGCGACTTGTCCCACGAGGCGCTGGAGCTGGAGCAGCGCTCCATCCGCCGCTTCCGCCTGCGCCTGAGGCCCGGCGCGGATGCGCGGATGCTGGAGCGGGTGTGGGAGCTCGAGCGCCGTGGGTACATGGGCTACTACTTCTTCACGGACAACTGCGCGAGCGCGCTCGTCTTCCTGCTCAACGGCGCGCTGGAGGGTGGGCGGGAGCTGCGTCCTCCCGGCACGCTCTGGGTCCTGCCCACCGCCACGCTGGACACCCTGGCCCGGGTGCAGGTGGAGGAGCCAGGGGGCGAGATGTCCTCCCTCCTGGAGCACATCCCGGATGCGTTCGAGTCCACTGGGGATCGCGCGGTGCGTGCGCACTCGGCAAAGAAGGAGGCACTGGACGCGCTGGCCGGACATGTCGGCGCAGATGAACTCGCGCGTCTCCGGGGTGTGCATGCCCGGTTGGAGTCGCCGGAGCCGCAGGTCCGCGCCCAGGCCTATGATGACCTGCCCGGGGTGGTGGCCGCGCTGATGCACTCGGCGAAGACGGCGTCCCGCGACACGGTCCGCGCGCACTTGCATGCCTACGTGGCGCACGCGGTGCGGGTGGAGCGCGCCGCGGTGGACCGTGCCGACGGCGAGCGCCTGCGAATCGAGCGCGAGCGGATGCTCGCGGTAAATGTGTCGGTGGCGGGCTCGGCCCGGGCCGGCACGGCCGAGCGCCAGCGCGTCTTCGAGACCGAGGACGCGCTTCAGCGGAGGCTCGCGGTGTTGGACCGCGCCACCCTGCTGAAGGACGCGCTGGCCTCCGCAGAGCGCCGTCCACCCACGCCCGAGGAGCTGCGGACGCTGGTGTGGGCCGAGCGAACCGAGGCCACCTTCCACCGTGCCACCGACGTGCAGGGCACGCTCAATGACAGCTTGCTGGCGACCGTGGACCCGGTGGCCTTCCTGCACGCAGACCGGCGCCACAAGGTGGCGGCGGAGACGGCCTGGGCGGAAGGCGCGCTGCGGGAGTCCGGAGCGGGGCGCGTGATGGTGGCCCTGGGCGTGGACTTTCCCGAAGGGGCAGCGGCCCGGCCCCTGGTGGGGCTACGCACCGCGGGCATGGCCGAGGCGCTGGGCGATGCGCGACTCCACGGCTTCCAGCCGAGCAGTGAGCTGCGGGTGCTCGATGGCGAGCTGTTTCTCCTACCGCGCTGGGGGCTGCCCAAGGTGGTGGCCTCGGACCTGACGCTGTTGGGCTACCGCACGCTGCTGCGCGAGCTTCCCCAATTCCGTGACTCCTTCTGGGATTCGCTCGGCTGGGGTGCCGAGGCCCGCGTGGCGTCGAGCGACGCGCGCCTGCTGCGCTATCGCGCGTCGGTGCAGGCGGAGGCGTTGGTGGTGCTGGACGAGGACGCGCGCTTCTCGCGCTTCACCACGGTGGGCGTGGGCGGCCTGGCCGCAGTGCACTGGAACCGGGATGTGCTGACGCCGGCCGCGGGACCTCGCCTGTCACTGACTCACCGGATGGGGCTGTTCGGCTCGGGCGCCAACGCGGTGCGGCTGGAGGCGGCCTACGCGCCCACCTGGCGGGTGGGGGACA
- a CDS encoding helix-turn-helix transcriptional regulator — protein MRAERAVAYGVDVGPERYHASYSYCAGFPLPAATVHAAIESQVSAWGDPWGWFNPARPEPAQRNRALHFRSLTETESARQLPLHDLSASEVGRRLGMSEESLESTRERISARSAAMFRQLGVENMQWLRTLVCDGPVLLGWVGLARAEPFTEREQRLLQALTPALQRRLTMETRLRESGLMSTALQVAMEALGRAAWIVSSSGRVVHANNAGRARLERHDPELMESLRRGAQGIPCSGPLTMTPLLTTGLPPHYLAIDTGTASSAAARVQALSARWSLTARESEVLTHIIQGETNKSIAGRLGCAERTVEVHVTHLLSKARVESRSALIARFFQSS, from the coding sequence TTGCGGGCCGAACGTGCCGTCGCCTATGGCGTGGACGTAGGTCCCGAGCGCTACCACGCGAGCTACTCCTATTGCGCGGGCTTCCCACTCCCCGCCGCGACAGTGCATGCGGCCATTGAGAGCCAGGTGTCTGCCTGGGGAGACCCATGGGGTTGGTTCAATCCCGCCCGGCCCGAGCCCGCGCAGCGCAACCGCGCGCTGCATTTCCGCTCGCTGACGGAAACCGAGTCAGCCCGCCAGCTGCCACTTCATGACTTGTCGGCCAGCGAGGTGGGGCGCCGGCTGGGCATGAGCGAGGAATCGCTGGAGAGCACCCGGGAGCGCATCAGCGCCCGCTCCGCGGCGATGTTCCGGCAGCTCGGCGTGGAGAACATGCAATGGCTGCGCACGCTCGTCTGTGATGGGCCGGTGCTCCTGGGCTGGGTGGGCCTGGCCCGCGCCGAGCCATTCACCGAGCGCGAGCAGCGCCTGCTCCAGGCCCTGACGCCCGCGCTCCAGCGGCGGCTGACCATGGAGACGCGGCTGCGCGAGTCGGGCCTGATGTCCACGGCGCTGCAGGTCGCCATGGAAGCGCTGGGGCGCGCCGCCTGGATTGTCAGCTCCAGTGGCCGCGTGGTGCACGCCAACAACGCCGGGCGCGCGCGGCTGGAACGGCATGACCCGGAGCTGATGGAGTCCCTGCGCCGGGGCGCCCAGGGCATTCCCTGCTCCGGCCCGCTGACCATGACGCCGCTGCTCACCACCGGCCTGCCACCGCACTACCTGGCCATCGACACCGGCACCGCGTCCAGCGCCGCCGCGCGCGTACAGGCGCTGTCGGCGCGCTGGTCGCTCACCGCTCGCGAGTCCGAGGTGCTGACACACATCATCCAGGGCGAGACGAACAAGTCCATCGCCGGCCGGCTGGGCTGCGCCGAGCGCACGGTGGAAGTCCACGTCACGCATCTGCTAAGCAAGGCACGGGTGGAAAGCCGCTCGGCGCTCATCGCCCGGTTCTTCCAGAGCTCGTGA
- a CDS encoding metallophosphoesterase — MSKTSSIQATLARAAEAAAEAPRSVPAEDHVWRRRLVMGDPQADLDQVLAILANHGLLTGEGWLRSDVQLISVGDHFDWGKPPERESAAASGLALVAWLAAHPANQTVMLLGNHDLGRVGELAGFTDARFAEAQTEADRIYQGGATDEAAEQAFLARWPEVPSAELVARDFGNFREVQRAWVEHLLRVKRFRVAHAAAPDLLVLHAGVTQEDLDVTRLPPAQREDANQVAAALNAALDAAVAGWTRGPLVIPGLHHPGNAAQGEGTGIFYQRPSLLPEDAERVRGTPRRRFDPRRLPTGLTQVVGHTRDKRSRAMLGLPPIGARDGVLRHLVTDGTRVDYAHGAPPPPAPGTAMLVLTDGAMCECQAPDYELFDLDTRAAAIAPRPEDR; from the coding sequence GTGAGCAAGACGTCATCCATCCAGGCCACGCTCGCGCGGGCCGCCGAGGCCGCGGCGGAGGCACCGCGCTCCGTCCCAGCGGAGGACCATGTCTGGCGGCGGCGGCTCGTCATGGGGGACCCTCAGGCCGACCTGGACCAGGTCCTGGCCATCCTGGCGAACCACGGACTGCTGACCGGCGAGGGCTGGCTGCGCTCCGACGTGCAGCTCATCTCGGTGGGAGACCACTTCGACTGGGGCAAGCCCCCCGAACGTGAGTCCGCCGCCGCCAGTGGGCTGGCGCTGGTGGCGTGGCTGGCCGCCCACCCGGCGAACCAGACGGTGATGCTGCTGGGCAACCACGACCTGGGCCGAGTGGGCGAACTGGCCGGCTTCACGGATGCGCGCTTCGCCGAGGCCCAGACCGAAGCGGACCGCATCTACCAGGGAGGCGCTACGGACGAAGCGGCGGAGCAGGCGTTCCTCGCGCGCTGGCCCGAAGTTCCTTCCGCGGAGCTGGTGGCCCGCGACTTCGGCAACTTCCGCGAGGTGCAGCGCGCCTGGGTGGAGCACCTGCTGCGGGTGAAGCGCTTCCGCGTGGCCCACGCCGCGGCCCCTGACCTGCTGGTGCTGCACGCGGGCGTCACGCAGGAGGACCTGGACGTGACGCGCCTGCCTCCCGCCCAGCGCGAGGACGCGAACCAGGTGGCGGCGGCGCTGAACGCGGCCCTGGATGCGGCGGTAGCGGGCTGGACTCGAGGCCCGCTCGTCATTCCGGGACTGCACCACCCAGGCAACGCGGCCCAGGGCGAGGGCACGGGCATCTTCTACCAGCGCCCCAGCCTGCTGCCCGAGGACGCCGAGCGGGTGCGCGGCACGCCCCGGCGCCGCTTCGACCCGAGACGCCTGCCCACGGGCCTGACGCAGGTGGTGGGCCATACCCGCGACAAGCGAAGCCGCGCGATGCTGGGGCTGCCCCCCATCGGCGCCCGCGACGGCGTGCTTCGGCATCTCGTCACGGATGGAACGCGCGTGGACTACGCCCACGGCGCGCCGCCTCCGCCAGCACCCGGCACCGCGATGCTGGTGCTCACCGACGGAGCCATGTGCGAGTGCCAGGCCCCGGACTACGAGCTGTTCGACCTGGACACCCGCGCGGCGGCTATTGCGCCGAGGCCTGAAGACCGCTGA
- a CDS encoding thioredoxin family protein, with amino-acid sequence MRLLAACLLLSGLVACTAANTNAPASDASHAKGPLPFIEDDYARALAEAQAKGLPLFVDVWAPWCHTCRSMKAYVLSDASLARHADRFVWLEVNTDLTSNAAFQEQYPVEFWPTLYVIDPRQEKALLRFAGSATVAQLEKLFEDGERAYKGGVTGAEALLARGDALYAEGRSAEAAETLAEALVEAPADWSRRGRAVESLLTAMYGAKQHEACARKALEELPKTPRSLSWANGALLGMYCVLSLPEDHAAGAELRGGLEAKVAEALAPPAIEMSADDRSGLYEVRVQAREAAKDTAAVKALSEEWLAFLEAEAAKAPNPQARTVFDSHRMLAAMKLETPARAIPALEQSEKDLPQDYNPPARLSTLYRLVGRLDDALAASDRALARVQGARRLSVLSGRADILVARKDTASAVKTLEEAITFAKSLPASQVSPRQVAGLEKKLSGLQASAQ; translated from the coding sequence ATGCGCCTTCTCGCCGCCTGCCTGCTCCTGTCGGGGCTCGTCGCCTGCACCGCCGCGAACACGAATGCCCCCGCGTCCGACGCGTCTCACGCCAAGGGCCCGTTGCCCTTCATCGAGGATGACTACGCCCGCGCGCTCGCCGAGGCCCAGGCGAAGGGGCTCCCCCTCTTCGTCGACGTCTGGGCGCCCTGGTGTCACACGTGCCGGTCGATGAAGGCCTACGTCCTGTCCGACGCGTCGCTGGCCCGGCACGCGGACCGCTTCGTGTGGCTGGAGGTGAACACCGACCTGACGTCGAACGCGGCGTTCCAGGAGCAGTACCCGGTGGAGTTCTGGCCCACGCTGTATGTCATCGACCCGCGCCAGGAGAAGGCCCTGCTGCGCTTCGCCGGCAGCGCCACCGTGGCGCAGTTGGAGAAGCTCTTCGAGGACGGTGAGCGCGCGTACAAGGGCGGCGTCACTGGCGCCGAGGCCCTGCTGGCTCGCGGGGACGCGCTCTATGCGGAGGGGCGCTCGGCCGAAGCCGCGGAGACGCTCGCGGAGGCCCTGGTCGAAGCGCCCGCGGACTGGTCCCGCCGGGGCCGCGCGGTGGAGTCGCTGCTGACGGCGATGTACGGCGCGAAGCAGCACGAGGCATGCGCGCGCAAGGCGTTGGAGGAACTCCCGAAGACGCCCCGCTCGCTGTCCTGGGCCAATGGCGCCCTCTTGGGCATGTACTGCGTGCTGTCGCTGCCGGAGGACCACGCGGCGGGGGCGGAGCTGCGCGGCGGCCTGGAGGCCAAGGTGGCCGAGGCGCTGGCGCCCCCGGCCATCGAGATGTCCGCGGACGACCGCTCTGGCCTGTACGAGGTGCGCGTGCAGGCGCGCGAGGCGGCGAAGGACACGGCGGCCGTGAAGGCCCTGTCGGAGGAGTGGCTGGCGTTCCTGGAGGCCGAGGCCGCGAAGGCGCCCAATCCCCAGGCGCGGACGGTGTTCGACTCGCATCGCATGCTCGCGGCCATGAAGCTGGAGACGCCCGCCCGGGCGATTCCCGCGCTCGAGCAGAGCGAGAAGGACCTGCCCCAGGACTACAACCCGCCCGCGCGCCTTTCGACGCTGTACCGGCTCGTCGGCCGGCTGGATGACGCGCTCGCCGCCAGCGACCGTGCCCTGGCGCGGGTCCAGGGGGCGCGGCGGCTGTCGGTGCTGTCGGGCCGCGCGGACATCCTCGTGGCGCGCAAGGACACAGCGTCCGCCGTGAAGACGCTGGAGGAGGCCATCACCTTCGCGAAGTCGCTGCCCGCCTCTCAGGTGTCGCCACGCCAGGTGGCCGGGCTGGAGAAGAAGCTCAGCGGTCTTCAGGCCTCGGCGCAATAG
- a CDS encoding GTPase domain-containing protein, giving the protein MRDPYTLRTCLASALDALPAPERFPDASDAELARRLAERLRRDLLPRLGSADAPLLLVAIAGPNNVGKSTLFNSLVGAALSPARPEGGLTKQCLAAAHPETWTGPLKDFLTRRYDIVPVASGGSAPVDQAGPPGRLYLTLSDAVPRGLLVMDTPDFDSVYRDNRERAEALLVTVDVLAFVVSRQTYQNAALVDFLRAAVGHGRPYLLVYNEATREEVARGHLDKLAEDVGHPALARYLAPHQPDVEAGLKPLATEPLDGKPALGALLGQAEHARELKARALEASLADARAEMEAVSRAASEAAREPDRLRKRLRHELDVVGAHAALKAVPADVLIDAFRDELDARSQFHKWVRLPFRGLATALTFVTRKVRESFTAPEAPGEDTPTHAVDESLKDGVRRLVDAFAPEVAAWRADAQTRTKLEEAFGPVTLTKLEEPLGFEPLHAHAADRATLYAYCRELVSAELQGGMREELLQTLTTLVYSVPSGAAAVVTVATGGMGHDAVVWAGTLLSTPLMERFVDLLGAQVRARVTKKWADAHGATLSKALEARYFSDILKQLDGLASDWNQTATRLEEARAGLS; this is encoded by the coding sequence ATGAGAGACCCGTACACCCTGCGCACCTGCCTCGCGTCCGCCCTGGACGCCCTGCCCGCTCCCGAGCGCTTCCCGGACGCCTCGGACGCCGAGCTCGCGCGCCGTCTGGCCGAACGCCTGCGCCGCGACCTGCTCCCCCGCCTGGGCTCCGCCGACGCGCCCCTGCTCCTGGTGGCCATCGCCGGCCCCAACAACGTGGGCAAGTCCACGCTCTTCAACTCGCTGGTGGGCGCGGCGCTGTCCCCCGCGAGGCCCGAGGGCGGGCTCACCAAGCAGTGCCTGGCGGCGGCCCACCCGGAGACGTGGACCGGGCCGCTGAAGGACTTCCTGACGCGGCGCTATGACATCGTGCCCGTGGCCTCCGGCGGCTCGGCGCCCGTGGACCAGGCGGGGCCTCCTGGCCGGCTGTACCTGACGCTGTCGGACGCGGTGCCTCGCGGACTGCTCGTCATGGACACGCCGGACTTCGACAGCGTGTACCGCGACAACCGCGAGCGCGCGGAGGCGCTGCTCGTCACCGTGGATGTGCTGGCGTTCGTGGTGAGCCGGCAGACGTACCAGAACGCCGCGCTGGTGGACTTCCTGCGCGCGGCCGTGGGGCATGGGCGGCCGTACCTGCTCGTCTATAACGAGGCCACGCGCGAGGAGGTGGCCCGCGGGCACCTGGACAAGCTCGCCGAGGACGTGGGCCACCCGGCGCTGGCGCGCTACCTGGCGCCGCACCAGCCCGACGTGGAGGCGGGACTGAAGCCCCTGGCCACGGAGCCGCTGGACGGGAAGCCTGCGCTGGGCGCGCTGCTGGGACAGGCCGAACACGCGCGCGAGTTGAAGGCCCGGGCGCTGGAAGCCTCGCTCGCGGATGCGCGCGCGGAGATGGAGGCCGTGTCGCGCGCGGCCTCGGAGGCGGCGCGGGAGCCCGACCGGCTCCGCAAGCGACTGCGCCACGAACTGGACGTGGTGGGGGCGCATGCGGCGCTGAAGGCCGTGCCCGCGGACGTGCTCATCGACGCCTTCCGCGACGAACTGGATGCGCGCAGTCAGTTCCACAAGTGGGTGCGTCTGCCCTTCCGGGGGCTGGCCACGGCGCTCACCTTCGTCACCCGCAAGGTGCGCGAGTCCTTCACCGCGCCCGAAGCCCCGGGCGAGGACACGCCGACCCACGCGGTGGACGAGTCACTGAAGGACGGAGTGCGACGGCTGGTGGATGCCTTCGCACCCGAAGTGGCCGCGTGGCGAGCCGACGCGCAGACGCGGACGAAGCTGGAGGAAGCCTTCGGTCCGGTGACGCTGACGAAGTTGGAGGAGCCGCTGGGCTTCGAGCCCCTGCACGCGCACGCGGCGGACCGGGCCACGCTGTATGCGTACTGCCGGGAGCTGGTCTCCGCGGAGCTTCAGGGTGGCATGCGGGAGGAGCTTCTCCAGACACTGACGACGCTGGTGTACTCCGTGCCGTCGGGCGCGGCGGCGGTGGTGACGGTGGCCACGGGCGGCATGGGCCATGACGCGGTCGTCTGGGCGGGCACCTTGCTGTCCACGCCGCTGATGGAGCGCTTCGTGGACCTGCTGGGCGCCCAGGTGCGGGCTCGCGTCACGAAGAAGTGGGCGGATGCCCACGGCGCGACCCTGTCGAAGGCTCTGGAGGCGCGGTACTTCTCCGACATCCTGAAGCAACTCGACGGGCTGGCCAGCGACTGGAACCAGACGGCGACCCGGCTGGAGGAGGCTCGGGCAGGCTTGTCCTGA
- the traA gene encoding outer membrane exchange protein TraA: MSRIARTALTVLAVCLAASTAWGQKLPDVVIQGPPIAPALAGDGQGLCVASNVWTRSLNEFPQTRGTYLDAINGYLEEPASRQTRVTTVLRTQFDLSNNLNDGRTLSYGDFVGQETSTGCSTGGCSFNIIADNDAFTPAVSRFRGYLNVTAELAEQPLHFGFYADDAISMVVYDRSQSYTVINRPPQLGAPTWRTTNSVTFSQPGIYAVEMLYSQVTEHAALEMSMHTGTFTDFERAANQPPVINLFSSGFQLLRPAQFFQTENGILSFEGQPDRCEQCNRGNANLPGNGGCGSFFHCNAAALCAPCDSSLFCGEYCSPCNESSPHCANINGRTQCVQCTEDGQCPNGRCDLETNQCTGCNEDSDCATGACDTETFTCVECNDDSQCTNGEVCATDLHECRECTQDAHCPQGESCTDNVCSPCATNDSCAGNSCNCCPSGTQCAALIPGAKPTCVECTTSSQCAAGQQCDTANGRCVDSVPSCNTADSCGPGCVKCPGERPYCLDGEVCVQCRNDLECGDGQFCLSGECASCTTDKHCGPRCGACGGDTPFCLSNGTVQGSTCVGCTDDGDCGSGVCNPTTRTCENSGACAVTCEPGTVCDGTSCVECFADAHCPCGGTCDTATNTCSTACSDSGDCLGVEHCSAKTMECERGRRKPGTEPQGGAFCCGTTADATPAGSTTFLLLLAAGLTFLRPRRPAR; this comes from the coding sequence GTGTCCCGCATCGCGCGTACCGCGCTCACTGTCCTGGCGGTGTGCCTCGCGGCCTCGACCGCCTGGGGCCAGAAGCTGCCCGATGTCGTCATCCAAGGGCCCCCCATTGCTCCCGCACTCGCTGGTGATGGGCAAGGCCTGTGCGTAGCGTCCAATGTGTGGACGCGTTCGCTGAACGAGTTCCCTCAGACTCGAGGCACCTACCTCGATGCGATCAATGGGTACCTCGAGGAGCCCGCCAGTCGGCAGACTCGCGTCACGACCGTGCTACGGACGCAGTTCGACTTGTCGAACAACCTCAACGACGGCCGCACGCTGAGCTACGGCGACTTCGTTGGACAAGAGACCTCGACGGGCTGCTCCACGGGCGGCTGTAGTTTCAACATCATCGCCGACAACGACGCGTTCACTCCCGCCGTATCGCGGTTTCGCGGCTACCTAAATGTCACTGCGGAACTGGCTGAGCAGCCGCTGCACTTCGGCTTCTACGCGGATGATGCCATCAGCATGGTCGTCTATGACCGAAGTCAGTCATACACCGTCATCAACCGGCCGCCGCAGCTAGGAGCGCCCACTTGGCGGACGACCAACAGTGTCACGTTCTCCCAGCCCGGCATCTACGCCGTGGAGATGCTCTACTCCCAGGTCACGGAACACGCAGCCCTCGAGATGTCGATGCACACGGGCACATTCACTGACTTCGAGCGTGCCGCGAACCAGCCCCCTGTCATCAACCTCTTCAGCTCCGGCTTCCAGCTCCTCCGTCCCGCGCAGTTCTTCCAGACGGAGAACGGCATCCTCTCCTTCGAGGGCCAGCCCGACCGCTGCGAGCAGTGCAACCGCGGCAACGCGAACTTGCCCGGCAACGGAGGCTGCGGCTCCTTCTTCCACTGCAACGCGGCGGCGCTCTGCGCGCCTTGCGACTCCTCGCTCTTCTGCGGCGAGTACTGCTCCCCCTGCAACGAATCCTCTCCCCACTGCGCCAACATCAACGGCCGCACCCAGTGCGTGCAGTGCACCGAGGACGGCCAGTGCCCGAACGGCCGCTGCGACCTCGAAACCAACCAGTGCACCGGCTGCAACGAAGACAGCGACTGCGCCACGGGCGCCTGTGACACCGAAACATTCACATGTGTCGAGTGCAACGACGACAGCCAGTGCACCAACGGCGAGGTCTGCGCCACCGACCTCCACGAGTGCCGCGAGTGCACGCAAGACGCCCACTGCCCTCAAGGCGAGTCCTGCACCGACAACGTCTGCTCGCCCTGCGCCACCAATGATTCGTGCGCAGGCAACTCCTGCAACTGCTGTCCCAGCGGCACCCAGTGCGCGGCGCTGATTCCCGGTGCCAAGCCGACCTGCGTGGAGTGCACCACCAGCAGCCAGTGCGCCGCGGGACAGCAGTGCGACACCGCCAACGGCCGCTGCGTGGACAGCGTGCCTTCGTGCAACACGGCCGACAGCTGCGGCCCTGGCTGCGTGAAGTGCCCCGGCGAGCGCCCCTACTGCCTCGACGGCGAAGTCTGCGTCCAGTGCCGCAACGACTTGGAGTGCGGCGACGGCCAGTTCTGCCTCAGTGGCGAATGCGCGTCCTGCACCACGGACAAGCACTGCGGCCCCCGCTGTGGCGCCTGCGGTGGTGACACCCCCTTCTGCCTCTCCAATGGCACCGTGCAGGGCAGCACCTGCGTGGGCTGCACGGATGACGGGGACTGCGGGAGCGGCGTGTGCAACCCCACCACGCGCACGTGTGAGAACTCGGGCGCATGCGCGGTGACGTGCGAGCCGGGAACGGTCTGCGACGGAACCTCCTGCGTGGAGTGCTTCGCGGATGCCCACTGCCCCTGCGGCGGCACCTGCGACACTGCGACCAACACCTGCTCCACCGCCTGCTCCGACAGCGGAGACTGCCTGGGCGTGGAGCACTGCTCCGCGAAGACGATGGAGTGCGAGCGCGGCCGCCGCAAGCCGGGCACCGAGCCCCAAGGCGGCGCCTTCTGCTGCGGCACCACCGCCGACGCCACGCCCGCTGGAAGCACCACCTTCCTGCTACTGCTCGCCGCGGGCCTCACGTTCCTCCGCCCCCGGCGCCCTGCTCGATGA